In one Corynebacterium bovis DSM 20582 = CIP 54.80 genomic region, the following are encoded:
- a CDS encoding GDSL-type esterase/lipase family protein, producing the protein MSIKRRIAAAVAAAGLAAGTAGVGSAAAEPELPPMPQLPAFPQFTPDQLMALQPMILPAPNNDAITVNPDTRENFVAFGDSAAANVTAIDIVASKAIERGVPVAWPNIGNGNCAQGADSFPVKTAQRAGLRLSNYTCAGAVARADVRMPSLHTNSVTHQVDLALKDGALTGDTKLVTITAGMNDTYQAPYGDPSQYGEYDDEYVRVIGDQVRRIREAAPNARVVITGYPDQTDGHGYICQLNAGGLVTRTYYPLLDWLQKHIRTAQQRTADEQHVDFYDAFSEIDLGHDNNACSPNPNRLSSAWVDDQSHALAGHLTSLGNDHYAEALAARANH; encoded by the coding sequence TTGTCTATCAAACGACGTATAGCCGCCGCGGTCGCCGCGGCGGGCCTGGCGGCCGGCACCGCCGGTGTCGGATCCGCAGCAGCAGAGCCGGAGCTTCCGCCGATGCCGCAGCTTCCGGCGTTCCCTCAGTTCACCCCGGACCAGCTCATGGCCCTGCAGCCCATGATCCTGCCGGCCCCGAACAACGACGCCATCACGGTCAACCCGGACACCCGGGAGAACTTCGTGGCCTTCGGCGACTCCGCCGCCGCCAACGTCACCGCGATCGACATCGTCGCCTCCAAGGCGATCGAGCGCGGGGTCCCGGTGGCCTGGCCGAACATCGGCAACGGCAACTGCGCCCAGGGCGCGGACTCCTTCCCCGTCAAGACCGCGCAGCGCGCCGGGCTGCGGCTCAGCAACTACACCTGCGCCGGTGCGGTCGCCCGTGCCGACGTGCGGATGCCGAGCCTGCACACGAACTCGGTCACCCACCAGGTCGACCTCGCCCTCAAGGACGGCGCCCTGACCGGTGACACGAAGCTCGTCACCATCACCGCCGGCATGAACGACACCTACCAGGCGCCGTACGGCGACCCCTCCCAGTACGGCGAGTACGACGACGAGTACGTCCGCGTCATCGGCGACCAGGTCCGCCGCATCCGCGAGGCCGCCCCGAACGCCCGCGTCGTCATCACCGGCTACCCGGACCAGACCGACGGCCACGGCTACATCTGCCAGCTCAACGCCGGCGGCCTCGTCACCCGCACCTACTACCCGCTGCTCGACTGGCTGCAGAAGCACATCCGCACCGCCCAGCAGCGGACCGCGGACGAGCAGCACGTCGACTTCTACGACGCCTTCTCCGAGATCGACCTCGGCCACGACAACAACGCCTGCTCCCCGAACCCGAACCGGCTGAGCAGCGCCTGGGTCGACGACCAGTCGCACGCCCTCGCCGGCCACCTGACCTCGCTGGGCAACGACCACTACGCGGAGGCCCTCGCGGCGCGCGCCAACCACTGA